Proteins from one Pseudodesulfovibrio sp. JC047 genomic window:
- a CDS encoding PEP/pyruvate-binding domain-containing protein — protein MAKTQKKPAAKAAASKAGAKTESLQKKLVLNGADIKKIGEEAELLVGGKNYNTAIISQVAGIRAPEFRAISSHVFHHILDETKVNAAVVRSMVDKEYNRVDWSSDAVNEDSEYLQQFVREVGKKIREQSEKQSGTPIKLRTFINNVVEGFATSPEGIDQLRMRSVLVQSAILSVNIPAEIGKEVKGAYLSICKEAGLDDVPVAVRSSAAGEDSRKKAFAGLQDTYLNIVGADECLEAYHWDCASAYNLRSMTYRREAILDAITKAEETGDVAIAELAKKEWAIEHTSLSVCIMRMINPVISGTAFSADTATGCRGTDRNDLVSIDASYGLGEAVVGGMVTPDKFYVFQRDGSREVVIRYMGCKEKKIIYREDGSGTQVVKVPSNEVYRWALSIAQAEMVAQGVRAISKAYGGMIMDSEFCIDKSDRLWFVQARPETRWNEDIELHPNTIFMRRLEVDKKAIASAEVILEGNGASRGAGQGTVKYLRSALELNKINKGDILAAQRTDPDMVPGMRIASAILADVGGDTSHAAITSRELGIPAIIGIQRLEALRSLEGQQVTVDGSRGKVYRGELPLVEVGGEINVAELPATKTKVGLILADVGQALFLSRLRQVPDFEIGLLRAEFMLGNIGVHPMALEAYDKDTLNDLVEEKIQQMDMRLTKVMKEQLASGLITMPLKLREYVGLITGLTHEMEALAEQEGARSTDAVLAMHRRLREMDHKLDDHIALATERLDILKTSIDAEAHVAVVLGYHDMLESEPEARSEAWQIRQQHEKTVAEFVERLKDEPEFGAYLDKITRLREEVALKMGLKSEMDEVATLPDRIRHLLETRGYTTGKENYIQTLSQGLALFAMAFYGSNIVYRTTDFKSNEYRNLLGGSLFEAHEDNPMIGYRGVSRNIHDWELEAFKLARGIYGGKNLSIMFPFVRTLEEARSMKRYLKQVHNLESGKDGLKVILMAEIPSNAVLCKEFLKEVDGFSIGSNDMTQMVLATDRDNASLQHIYDEEDPAVVWAILSAIFAGQKVGKKVGFCGQGVSNSVILRGLVAIAGIVSASVVPDTYCQTKMDLAAIEAQNIKTRDLGEWLKKQHMQNLQDLLEVNSYGHILKKYKSPEDFMEWYEGELDRFGEQLRDHMETPKEEFYRQEMEQFRSIFHKPVIYASWDWHHTVRDAMVHAGFDSFEEQEAALEEQRKKQW, from the coding sequence ATGGCCAAGACCCAGAAAAAGCCCGCCGCCAAGGCTGCTGCCAGCAAAGCCGGGGCAAAAACTGAGAGTCTCCAGAAAAAATTGGTCCTGAATGGGGCCGATATTAAGAAGATCGGTGAAGAAGCCGAACTTCTTGTCGGTGGAAAGAATTATAATACAGCAATCATCAGTCAGGTTGCTGGGATTCGGGCCCCTGAGTTTAGGGCTATTTCATCGCATGTCTTTCACCATATCCTCGACGAGACCAAGGTGAACGCCGCTGTTGTCCGCTCAATGGTTGATAAGGAATACAACCGGGTTGATTGGAGTTCAGACGCCGTTAACGAAGATTCCGAATATTTACAGCAGTTTGTTCGTGAAGTTGGCAAAAAGATTCGTGAACAGTCTGAAAAACAATCAGGCACGCCGATCAAGCTGCGGACCTTTATCAATAACGTTGTTGAAGGGTTTGCGACATCTCCTGAGGGTATTGATCAACTTCGAATGCGTTCGGTGTTGGTCCAGTCGGCCATCCTTTCCGTCAATATCCCTGCTGAAATAGGCAAGGAAGTCAAAGGCGCCTATCTTTCCATATGTAAGGAAGCCGGTCTTGACGATGTTCCGGTTGCGGTCCGTTCATCTGCTGCAGGTGAAGACAGCCGCAAAAAAGCTTTTGCCGGTTTGCAGGACACGTATCTCAATATCGTTGGTGCGGATGAATGCCTGGAAGCGTATCACTGGGATTGTGCGTCCGCGTACAACCTGCGTTCCATGACCTATCGCCGTGAAGCCATTCTGGATGCCATTACCAAGGCCGAGGAAACCGGCGATGTGGCTATTGCCGAACTCGCCAAGAAGGAATGGGCCATTGAGCATACGTCCTTGTCCGTCTGCATCATGCGCATGATTAATCCCGTGATTTCGGGAACGGCGTTTAGTGCGGATACGGCAACAGGCTGTCGTGGAACCGATCGGAATGATTTGGTGTCCATTGATGCAAGTTATGGCTTGGGAGAGGCTGTTGTTGGCGGCATGGTCACTCCTGACAAATTTTATGTCTTCCAACGCGATGGCAGCCGTGAGGTTGTTATCCGGTATATGGGCTGCAAGGAAAAGAAGATCATCTACCGGGAAGACGGCAGCGGAACCCAAGTGGTCAAGGTGCCGAGTAACGAAGTGTATCGTTGGGCATTGTCCATTGCACAGGCTGAGATGGTCGCTCAAGGTGTTCGAGCTATTTCAAAGGCCTATGGCGGCATGATAATGGATTCCGAATTCTGCATCGACAAATCGGATCGACTGTGGTTTGTCCAGGCTCGTCCTGAAACTCGGTGGAATGAAGACATCGAACTGCATCCCAATACGATTTTCATGCGCCGTCTCGAAGTGGACAAAAAGGCCATTGCTTCGGCTGAAGTCATTCTCGAAGGCAACGGGGCTTCCCGTGGCGCAGGGCAGGGCACAGTCAAATATCTCCGTTCCGCTCTGGAATTGAACAAGATCAACAAGGGTGACATTTTGGCCGCTCAGCGGACTGATCCGGACATGGTTCCCGGTATGCGTATCGCTTCGGCCATTCTCGCCGATGTGGGCGGTGACACCAGCCATGCGGCCATTACTTCTCGCGAACTTGGTATTCCGGCCATCATTGGTATTCAGCGACTCGAAGCCTTGCGGTCACTTGAAGGACAGCAGGTCACGGTCGATGGCTCACGAGGTAAAGTCTATCGTGGCGAGTTGCCTCTGGTAGAAGTCGGTGGCGAAATCAATGTCGCGGAATTGCCGGCCACCAAGACCAAGGTCGGTTTGATTTTGGCTGATGTCGGTCAGGCTCTGTTCCTGTCTCGGCTTCGTCAGGTCCCTGATTTCGAAATTGGTTTGCTTCGTGCTGAGTTCATGCTTGGCAATATTGGTGTGCATCCCATGGCACTCGAGGCGTATGACAAGGATACGCTGAATGATCTGGTGGAAGAAAAAATCCAGCAGATGGATATGCGTTTGACCAAGGTCATGAAGGAACAGCTTGCGTCCGGTCTGATTACCATGCCGCTCAAATTGCGTGAATACGTCGGACTTATTACGGGGCTGACGCATGAGATGGAAGCCTTGGCTGAACAGGAAGGTGCCCGGAGCACGGATGCCGTTTTGGCCATGCATCGCCGTTTGCGCGAAATGGATCATAAATTGGATGACCACATTGCGTTGGCAACGGAACGACTTGATATTCTCAAGACGTCCATTGACGCTGAAGCGCATGTTGCCGTGGTGCTGGGATACCATGACATGCTCGAATCCGAACCAGAAGCCCGGTCCGAGGCGTGGCAGATTCGTCAGCAGCATGAAAAAACGGTGGCTGAGTTTGTTGAACGTTTGAAGGATGAGCCGGAATTTGGCGCATATTTGGACAAAATTACTCGCCTGCGTGAAGAAGTCGCTCTCAAGATGGGTTTGAAATCCGAAATGGATGAAGTGGCAACATTGCCTGACCGGATTCGTCATCTTCTTGAAACCCGAGGCTATACCACCGGCAAGGAAAATTATATCCAGACCCTGTCCCAGGGATTGGCTTTGTTTGCCATGGCTTTTTATGGCAGCAATATCGTCTACAGAACCACTGATTTCAAATCCAATGAATATCGGAATTTGCTTGGTGGTTCGTTGTTTGAAGCGCATGAAGATAACCCCATGATCGGATATCGCGGTGTCTCTCGGAATATCCATGATTGGGAACTCGAAGCCTTCAAGCTCGCTCGGGGCATTTATGGCGGCAAGAATTTGTCTATCATGTTCCCGTTTGTCCGGACGTTGGAAGAAGCTCGCTCCATGAAGCGGTATCTCAAACAGGTGCATAATCTGGAATCCGGCAAGGATGGCCTCAAGGTTATCCTGATGGCGGAAATTCCGAGTAATGCCGTCTTGTGCAAGGAATTCCTCAAAGAAGTGGATGGGTTCTCCATCGGGTCCAATGATATGACGCAGATGGTTCTGGCGACCGATCGTGATAATGCCAGTTTGCAACACATCTATGATGAAGAAGATCCTGCCGTTGTCTGGGCTATCTTGTCCGCGATTTTCGCTGGGCAGAAAGTCGGTAAAAAGGTCGGATTCTGCGGACAGGGCGTGTCCAATAGCGTCATCTTGCGCGGATTGGTCGCCATTGCAGGGATTGTGTCCGCTTCTGTTGTTCCTGATACGTATTGTCAGACCAAGATGGATTTGGCCGCTATTGAAGCCCAAAATATCAAGACCCGCGATTTGGGTGAATGGCTTAAAAAGCAACATATGCAGAATTTGCAGGATCTGCTCGAAGTTAACAGCTACGGGCATATTCTGAAAAAATATAAATCGCCTGAAGATTTCATGGAATGGTACGAAGGTGAACTCGATCGTTTTGGCGAGCAGCTTCGTGACCATATGGAAACGCCGAAGGAAGAGTTCTATCGTCAAGAAATGGAACAGTTCCGGTCCATTTTCCATAAACCGGTGATTTACGCCAGTTGGGATTGGCACCATACTGTCAGAGATGCCATGGTTCATGCCGGGTTCGATTCCTTTGAGGAACAGGAAGCCGCGCTTGAAGAACAACGTAAAAAGCAATGGTAG
- a CDS encoding FapA family protein, giving the protein MPFLLKHHFDPDWDFSRLRPEKQADGSVNHHELHYVNNVSKGDVIAEWVCLDAADVSDARFVFDVMDFPAGRGTGIRSTCADKLFAAVDGYVCYKEGKIVVRETLTIHSDVDYHTGNVNFIGKIVVEGSIRTGFSARAVSMSIEGQIEGAQVEAVRTIHCMGGVKGGKAAQLEAGRDLKLAYCEYATLVAHNDILIKGAAMHSTIYAGKRLAVGDRLTGGNICVYEYVYVGSQLGGGLDTDTSLVLGYKPSLLHADERYNQRIKILHDEIASFEKVLNKGDEFRAEFEPLLESALRELDLLKALKVKLWEGIYATERLEKCKILVPGIVKPGVEISIGSAFLKVQDFLEDVYFYYDNDEVKIGASTNRVKR; this is encoded by the coding sequence ATGCCGTTTTTATTGAAACATCATTTTGATCCTGATTGGGATTTTTCCAGGCTCAGGCCTGAAAAACAGGCTGATGGGAGCGTGAACCATCATGAGTTGCATTATGTCAATAATGTTTCGAAAGGTGATGTGATCGCGGAATGGGTCTGTCTGGATGCCGCTGATGTCAGTGATGCACGATTTGTTTTTGATGTAATGGATTTCCCTGCCGGACGCGGCACTGGTATTCGTTCGACATGTGCGGACAAACTGTTTGCCGCCGTGGATGGGTACGTGTGTTACAAAGAGGGTAAAATTGTCGTCCGAGAGACCCTGACTATACATTCTGATGTCGATTATCACACTGGAAATGTGAATTTCATCGGAAAAATTGTTGTCGAAGGGTCCATTCGAACCGGCTTCAGTGCCCGGGCTGTCTCAATGTCCATAGAAGGCCAGATTGAAGGCGCGCAGGTCGAAGCGGTTCGCACCATTCATTGCATGGGGGGAGTCAAGGGTGGAAAGGCCGCGCAGCTTGAAGCCGGCCGCGATCTGAAACTTGCCTATTGCGAGTACGCAACGCTTGTCGCTCACAATGATATTCTCATCAAGGGAGCCGCCATGCATAGCACCATCTATGCGGGGAAACGGTTGGCTGTCGGGGATCGATTAACAGGCGGGAATATTTGCGTTTATGAATATGTCTATGTTGGGAGTCAGCTTGGCGGTGGATTGGATACTGACACCTCCTTGGTCTTGGGATACAAACCGTCCTTGCTTCATGCCGATGAACGGTACAATCAGCGTATCAAGATTCTTCATGACGAAATTGCTTCGTTTGAAAAGGTGCTGAACAAGGGAGACGAGTTCCGTGCCGAGTTTGAACCATTGTTGGAGTCCGCATTGCGGGAACTCGATTTGTTGAAGGCCTTGAAGGTCAAGTTGTGGGAAGGAATTTATGCGACGGAACGCCTTGAGAAGTGCAAGATTCTGGTGCCGGGAATCGTCAAGCCAGGTGTCGAAATAAGTATTGGTTCCGCTTTTTTGAAAGTGCAAGATTTTTTGGAAGATGTGTATTTTTATTACGATAATGATGAAGTGAAAATTGGTGCTTCCACCAATAGAGTTAAAAGATAA
- a CDS encoding MotA/TolQ/ExbB proton channel family protein, which yields MDIATLIGLVGAFGLVATTIFMGGNAAGFIDIPSVVVVIGGTFAVTFVMFPLGVVINAFKVGMKTLLFKSDDPIEIINLITGLADTARKESIIALEKVAIDNAFLKKGVMLVVDGSSEGLVRSVMEIELEFMKQRHRQGQAVFKGMGTMAPAFGMIGTLIGLVNMLSNLSDPSSIGPAMAVALLTTFYGSVLANCIFLPMATKLEERSSEEVLFMQIMIEGVSSLQRGDHPSVVKEKLQAFLSPALRKKSV from the coding sequence ATGGATATTGCAACATTAATTGGGTTGGTTGGCGCATTCGGACTGGTGGCGACGACGATTTTCATGGGTGGAAATGCTGCTGGTTTCATTGATATTCCATCGGTGGTGGTGGTTATTGGTGGAACCTTTGCCGTCACGTTTGTCATGTTTCCGCTTGGCGTGGTTATCAATGCGTTCAAGGTCGGCATGAAAACCCTTCTTTTCAAGTCGGATGATCCTATCGAGATTATCAATCTCATTACCGGACTGGCTGATACAGCTCGCAAGGAAAGCATCATAGCCCTTGAAAAAGTGGCGATTGACAATGCTTTTCTCAAGAAGGGCGTCATGCTTGTTGTTGACGGTTCGAGTGAAGGACTTGTTCGGTCTGTCATGGAGATTGAGCTTGAATTCATGAAACAGCGACATCGGCAGGGCCAAGCTGTTTTCAAGGGAATGGGAACAATGGCGCCGGCATTTGGCATGATCGGGACTTTGATCGGATTAGTTAACATGCTGTCCAATCTGTCCGATCCGTCTTCCATTGGACCGGCCATGGCCGTGGCTTTGTTGACGACTTTTTATGGTTCGGTTTTGGCTAATTGTATTTTCTTGCCCATGGCCACCAAGCTGGAAGAACGGTCCAGTGAGGAAGTCCTGTTCATGCAAATCATGATTGAAGGCGTTTCTTCTTTGCAGCGGGGAGATCATCCGTCGGTGGTTAAGGAAAAACTTCAGGCCTTTTTGTCTCCTGCTTTACGAAAAAAGAGTGTGTAA
- a CDS encoding flagellar motor protein MotB, translating into MANRAEEILRRKPPEEPPAEDGLPPWMATFADMMTLLLCFFVLLLSFAEQSEQKYRDALGSIKGAFGVKEVRAVSDEMAQFNTSRTVKDMASSISHDERLLLGVVMRIKSLLADENIALKAGMGVTADRDGVVFSAQSAALFRPGSADLADGADRILDKVVKVLKDYKLNIVVRGHTDDRPISSPRYPSNWELSAARAAMALNYLIDKGGIEINRAKAVGYADTRPAVSNDSDENRLKNQRVEFYLHMPQRDAW; encoded by the coding sequence GTGGCGAATAGAGCAGAAGAAATTCTCAGGCGAAAACCTCCGGAAGAGCCTCCGGCGGAGGATGGACTTCCTCCCTGGATGGCGACATTTGCGGACATGATGACACTTTTGTTGTGTTTTTTCGTGTTGTTGCTGTCTTTTGCCGAGCAGAGTGAGCAAAAGTACCGCGATGCGTTAGGATCGATCAAGGGAGCTTTTGGGGTCAAGGAAGTGCGGGCTGTTTCGGATGAAATGGCTCAGTTCAATACCAGCCGAACCGTCAAGGACATGGCCTCCAGCATATCGCATGATGAGCGGTTACTGCTTGGTGTGGTCATGCGGATCAAGTCGTTGCTTGCGGATGAAAATATAGCATTGAAAGCGGGAATGGGCGTCACTGCTGACAGGGACGGCGTGGTTTTTAGTGCCCAATCCGCTGCCTTGTTTCGTCCAGGCTCTGCGGATCTGGCGGATGGGGCAGACCGAATTCTTGATAAGGTTGTGAAAGTCCTGAAGGATTACAAGTTGAATATTGTCGTGCGAGGTCATACCGACGACAGACCTATTTCTTCTCCACGATATCCTTCGAATTGGGAATTATCTGCGGCTCGTGCGGCCATGGCATTGAATTATCTCATTGATAAGGGCGGCATCGAAATCAATCGGGCCAAAGCGGTCGGGTATGCGGATACGAGACCGGCTGTTTCCAATGATTCTGATGAAAATAGGTTGAAGAATCAGCGCGTTGAATTTTATCTTCATATGCCGCAACGGGATGCGTGGTAG
- a CDS encoding flagellar motor protein MotB, with protein MAEQEPIEQQEGVASDPPKPDAGIPPWMATFADMVTLLLCFFVLLLSFTNTDVANFKTMIGSVQEALGVQFDDVGATGVPYAETRFSERRSVKENRQIVELGARIKKSIRAHDLAHMARVSSDKSGVMLRLSNHVMFAKGGIELTDEAQKGLRVVIDAMEKSDFNLIIRGHTDGEHVESTLYNSNWELSAARAARCLRYILHHSTIPAKRMKAVGYASAKPILPSTSEENKRVNRRVEFFYMPPGRSKW; from the coding sequence ATGGCTGAACAAGAACCGATTGAACAGCAGGAAGGGGTTGCTTCTGATCCCCCAAAGCCGGATGCAGGCATTCCTCCGTGGATGGCGACATTTGCGGATATGGTTACGCTGTTGCTGTGTTTTTTCGTCTTGCTTTTGTCGTTTACCAACACTGATGTGGCGAATTTTAAAACAATGATTGGTTCTGTGCAGGAAGCGCTCGGCGTTCAATTTGACGATGTTGGTGCCACCGGGGTGCCCTATGCTGAAACGCGGTTTTCCGAACGAAGAAGTGTCAAGGAAAACAGGCAGATTGTCGAACTCGGTGCTCGGATCAAGAAGAGTATTCGAGCGCACGATTTGGCGCACATGGCCCGAGTGAGTAGTGACAAATCAGGTGTGATGCTTCGTTTGAGCAATCATGTGATGTTTGCCAAGGGGGGCATTGAATTGACGGATGAGGCTCAAAAAGGGCTTCGGGTTGTCATTGATGCCATGGAGAAGAGCGATTTTAACCTTATCATCCGTGGCCACACAGATGGCGAGCATGTGGAATCAACGCTGTACAATTCCAATTGGGAGCTGTCAGCAGCCCGCGCCGCCCGGTGCCTCCGGTATATCCTGCACCATTCCACCATCCCGGCAAAACGTATGAAGGCCGTCGGATACGCCAGTGCCAAACCCATCCTTCCCAGCACTTCGGAAGAAAACAAACGAGTCAACCGCCGTGTCGAATTTTTCTATATGCCACCCGGACGCTCCAAGTGGTAA
- a CDS encoding pentapeptide repeat-containing protein, which produces MANPEHLKILKQGVATWNKWREDNPEIKPDFEGEGLQGADLMEVNFMGANLMEASLRGANLEKADLRKANLKNADMGWGPLPSTKKLIIGSESSFPSQKKTQKKKSQTTNLKLANLKGADLRQVNLRDANLENAEIRGADLRGTDLNNAYVHNTKIDNTMLCLGISTQGSYGSQLFVRHVRDLDYIEETKEKYPWKYRIWKWTSNCGRSIGQWAAWSFVFACLFGVVFANYPVWSWLPDQLQSLLTVIAPKMSYSNPIMADGWFTPYYFSIVTFTTLGFGDVTPTNTAGQVWLALEVILGYIMLGGLITLFATKMVRQSG; this is translated from the coding sequence ATGGCGAACCCTGAACATTTAAAGATTTTGAAACAAGGCGTTGCGACTTGGAATAAATGGAGGGAGGACAATCCAGAAATAAAGCCTGATTTTGAAGGTGAAGGCCTTCAAGGGGCAGACCTCATGGAAGTAAATTTTATGGGGGCAAATCTTATGGAAGCAAGTCTTAGAGGAGCAAACCTTGAAAAGGCGGATCTTAGAAAGGCGAACCTTAAAAATGCGGATATGGGATGGGGGCCTCTTCCGAGTACCAAAAAATTGATAATTGGATCAGAGTCTTCCTTCCCTTCGCAAAAAAAAACTCAAAAGAAGAAATCCCAAACAACAAATCTCAAATTGGCGAATCTTAAAGGGGCTGATCTCCGACAAGTGAACCTTAGAGATGCAAATCTTGAGAATGCGGAGATTAGAGGGGCAGATCTCAGGGGAACGGATTTGAACAATGCTTATGTTCATAATACGAAAATTGACAATACAATGCTTTGCTTGGGCATCAGCACTCAAGGTAGTTACGGCAGTCAGCTGTTTGTCCGCCATGTTCGGGATTTGGATTATATCGAGGAAACTAAAGAAAAGTATCCTTGGAAATATCGGATATGGAAATGGACCTCCAACTGTGGACGTTCCATCGGTCAATGGGCTGCCTGGTCATTTGTCTTTGCTTGCCTTTTCGGTGTTGTTTTTGCCAATTATCCAGTCTGGAGTTGGCTTCCCGACCAGCTGCAATCTTTGCTTACAGTCATAGCTCCGAAAATGAGTTACAGCAATCCAATAATGGCCGATGGTTGGTTTACACCTTACTATTTCAGTATAGTCACCTTTACCACCCTCGGATTCGGTGATGTGACCCCAACCAACACCGCTGGTCAAGTCTGGTTGGCTCTTGAGGTCATACTTGGCTACATCATGCTCGGTGGCCTCATAACTTTATTTGCTACTAAAATGGTTCGCCAAAGCGGATAA